From a single Pseudomonas cremoricolorata genomic region:
- the glnE gene encoding bifunctional [glutamate--ammonia ligase]-adenylyl-L-tyrosine phosphorylase/[glutamate--ammonia-ligase] adenylyltransferase, whose translation MRQPLPLDLPVILRPLVVRNQQFLEEATAVHPGLDLQRLSAEQRRQFDQVAAASDFVMQQTQREPGMLLELLESGTLARAYAAGELRARITAIAQAAQSEDDLARSLRRERNRQQVRIIWRDITRQAALGETCRDLSDLADACIDQAYQWLYPRHCQQFGTPVGRRSGLAQHMVVLGMGKLGAGELNLSSDIDLIFAFPEGGETEGVKRPLDNQEFFTRLGQRLIKALDPVTVDGFVFRVDMRLRPYGSSGALVLSFNALEQYYQDQGRDWERYAMIKARVVAGDQAAGAQLQEMLRPFVYRRYLDFSAIEALRTMKQLIQQEVRRKGMADNIKLGAGGIREVEFIAQAFQLIHGGRDLSLQQRPLLKVLATLEGQGYLPGAVVAELRDGYEFLRYTEHAIQAIADRQTQMLPDDEQDRERVAYMLGFADWAQFHSQLMHWRGRIDWHFRQVIADPDEDEAEGELVVGGEWSPLWEQAQDEEAACRQLQEAGLRQPAEALRRLTGLRTSPSLRSMQRIGRERLDAFIPRLLAQAVEHDNPDLVLERVLPLVEAVARRSAYLVLLTENPGALRRLLTLCAASPWIAEQITRFPLLLDELLNEGRLFSPPLAPELASELRERLMRIPEDDLEQQMEALRHFKLAHSLRVAASEITGNLPLMKVSDYLTWLAEAILDQVLALAWRQTVARHGQPMGNDGALCDPGFIIVGYGKVGGIELGHGSDLDLVFIHDGDPNAETDGAKPIDSAQFFTRLGQRIIHLLTTQTNSGQLYDVDMRLRPSGASGLLVSSLGAFERYQQNEAWTWEHQALVRARVLVGCPQVGKAFEAVRAKVLGKARDLDTLRSEVSDMRAKMRASLGSKISAAGTAANAFDAGVPFDLKQDAGGIVDIEFMVQYAALAWSHDHPELLRWTDNIRLLEELQQAGLLPAADAELLREVYKAFRSASHRQALQKQAGVIDASQFIDERRQVQRIWAQLGL comes from the coding sequence ATGCGCCAGCCTTTGCCGCTCGATCTGCCTGTCATCCTCCGACCGCTGGTCGTGCGTAATCAACAGTTCCTCGAAGAAGCCACCGCCGTCCATCCCGGGCTCGACCTGCAACGCTTGAGCGCCGAGCAGCGCCGGCAATTCGATCAGGTTGCCGCGGCCAGCGATTTCGTCATGCAACAGACCCAGCGCGAGCCGGGCATGCTTCTGGAGCTGCTCGAAAGCGGCACGCTGGCGCGGGCCTATGCCGCCGGTGAGCTGCGCGCGCGCATCACCGCCATAGCCCAGGCGGCGCAGAGTGAGGATGATCTGGCGCGCAGCCTGCGCCGCGAGCGCAACCGTCAGCAAGTGCGGATCATCTGGCGCGACATCACCCGCCAGGCGGCGCTCGGGGAAACCTGCCGCGACCTCTCCGACCTGGCCGACGCCTGTATCGACCAGGCCTATCAGTGGCTGTACCCGCGCCATTGCCAGCAGTTCGGCACCCCGGTCGGTCGGCGCAGCGGCCTGGCCCAGCACATGGTGGTGCTGGGCATGGGCAAGCTCGGCGCCGGGGAGCTGAACCTGTCGTCGGACATCGACCTGATCTTCGCCTTCCCGGAAGGCGGCGAAACCGAAGGGGTCAAGCGCCCGCTGGACAACCAGGAGTTCTTCACCCGCCTAGGCCAGCGGCTGATCAAGGCGCTGGACCCGGTGACCGTCGATGGCTTCGTGTTCCGCGTCGACATGCGCCTGCGCCCGTATGGCTCGTCCGGCGCCCTGGTGCTGAGCTTCAATGCCCTCGAACAGTATTACCAGGACCAAGGCCGCGACTGGGAACGCTACGCCATGATCAAGGCCCGCGTCGTGGCTGGCGATCAAGCTGCCGGTGCGCAGTTGCAAGAGATGCTGCGACCCTTCGTGTACCGGCGTTACCTGGACTTTTCGGCCATTGAAGCGCTGCGCACCATGAAGCAGCTGATTCAGCAGGAAGTGCGGCGCAAGGGCATGGCCGACAACATCAAGCTCGGTGCCGGTGGCATCCGCGAGGTGGAATTCATCGCCCAGGCCTTCCAGCTGATTCACGGTGGGCGCGACCTCAGCCTGCAACAGCGGCCGTTGCTCAAGGTGCTGGCGACCCTCGAAGGCCAGGGCTATCTGCCGGGCGCTGTGGTTGCCGAGCTGCGCGACGGCTACGAATTTCTGCGTTACACCGAACACGCCATCCAGGCCATCGCCGACCGCCAGACGCAGATGCTGCCGGACGACGAGCAGGACCGTGAGCGCGTCGCCTATATGCTTGGCTTCGCCGACTGGGCGCAGTTCCACAGCCAGCTGATGCACTGGCGTGGGCGCATCGACTGGCACTTCCGCCAGGTGATCGCCGACCCCGACGAAGACGAGGCCGAAGGTGAACTGGTAGTCGGCGGCGAATGGTCGCCGCTGTGGGAACAGGCCCAGGATGAAGAGGCGGCTTGCCGTCAGTTGCAGGAAGCCGGCCTGCGGCAGCCAGCCGAGGCGCTGCGCCGGCTCACCGGGTTGCGTACCAGCCCGTCGCTGCGTTCGATGCAGCGTATTGGCCGTGAACGCCTGGATGCCTTCATTCCGCGGCTGCTGGCCCAGGCGGTGGAGCACGACAACCCAGACCTGGTACTGGAACGGGTACTGCCGCTGGTCGAAGCCGTCGCCCGGCGCTCGGCCTACCTGGTGCTGCTGACGGAAAACCCCGGCGCACTGCGTCGCCTGCTGACGCTGTGCGCGGCCAGCCCGTGGATCGCCGAGCAGATCACCCGCTTCCCGTTGCTGCTCGATGAGCTGCTCAACGAAGGTCGGCTGTTCAGCCCGCCGCTGGCGCCGGAGCTGGCCAGCGAGCTGCGCGAGCGGCTGATGCGCATTCCCGAAGATGATCTGGAACAGCAGATGGAGGCGCTGCGCCATTTCAAACTGGCCCACAGCCTGCGCGTGGCGGCCTCGGAAATCACCGGAAACCTGCCGCTGATGAAGGTCAGCGACTATCTGACCTGGCTGGCCGAGGCGATTCTCGACCAGGTGCTGGCCCTGGCCTGGCGCCAGACCGTCGCTCGCCACGGCCAGCCGATGGGCAATGACGGCGCGCTGTGTGACCCAGGCTTCATCATCGTCGGCTATGGCAAGGTCGGCGGCATCGAGCTGGGGCACGGCTCTGACCTGGACCTGGTGTTCATCCATGACGGTGACCCGAACGCCGAAACCGACGGTGCCAAGCCCATCGACAGCGCGCAGTTCTTCACCCGTCTGGGCCAGCGCATCATTCACCTGCTGACCACCCAGACCAACTCCGGGCAACTCTACGACGTCGACATGCGTCTGCGGCCCTCGGGCGCCTCGGGCCTGCTGGTCAGTTCGCTGGGCGCCTTCGAGCGCTACCAGCAGAACGAAGCCTGGACCTGGGAGCATCAGGCGCTGGTGCGGGCGCGGGTGCTGGTGGGTTGCCCGCAGGTGGGCAAGGCATTCGAGGCGGTGCGTGCCAAGGTGCTGGGCAAGGCGCGCGACCTCGACACCCTGCGCAGCGAGGTCAGCGACATGCGCGCCAAGATGCGCGCCAGCCTAGGCAGCAAAATCAGCGCTGCCGGCACGGCGGCCAATGCCTTCGACGCCGGGGTGCCGTTCGACCTCAAGCAGGATGCCGGCGGCATCGTCGACATCGAGTTCATGGTGCAGTACGCCGCCCTGGCGTGGTCCCACGATCACCCCGAGCTGCTGCGCTGGACCGATAACATCCGCCTTCTCGAAGAGCTGCAGCAGGCCGGGCTGCTGCCGGCGGCCGACGCTGAGCTGCTGCGCGAGGTGTACAAGGCCTTCCGCTCGGCTTCGCACCGCCAGGCCCTGCAAAAGCAGGCCGGGGTCATCGACGCCAGCCAGTTCATCGACGAGCGTCGGCAGGTGCAGCGAATCTGGGCGCAGTTGGGCTTGTAG
- the aceE gene encoding pyruvate dehydrogenase (acetyl-transferring), homodimeric type — MQDLDPIETQEWLDALESVLDKEGEDRAHYLMTRMGELATRSGSQLPYAITTPYRNTIPVTHEARMPGDLFMERRIRSLVRWNALAMVVRTNLKDSDLGGHISSFASSATLYDIGFNYFFQAPTEEHGGDLIFYQGHASPGIYARAFMEGRISEDQMNNFRQEVDGNGLSSYPHPWLMPDFWQFPTVSMGLGPIQAIYQARFMKYLEARGYIPAGKQKVWCFMGDGECDEPESLGAISLAGREKLDNLIFVINCNLQRLDGPVRGNGKIIQELEGVFRGGGWNVNKVVWGRFWDPLLAKDTDGILQRRMDEVIDGEYQNYKAKDGAYVREHFFNTPELKAMVEHLSDDEIWKLNRGGHDPYKVYAAYHQAVNHKEQPTVILAKTIKGYGTGAGEAKNTAHNTKKVDVDSLRHFRDRFDIPVKDDELENLPFFKPEPDSAEAKYLAKRREALGGCVPQRRAKSFSVPTPSLDTLKAILDGSGDREISTTMAFVRILAQLVKDKEIGPRIVPIIPDEARTFGMEGMFRQLGIYSSVGQLYEPVDKDQVMFYREDKKGQILEEGINEAGAMSSFIAAGTSYSNHNQPMLPFYIFYSMFGFQRIGDLAWAAGDSRTRGFLIGGTAGRTTLNGEGLQHEDGHSHLLAGTIPNCRTYDPTYGYELAVIIQDGMKKMTEEQQDIFYYITVMNESYQQPAMPAGAEEGIVKGMYLLEEDTRDAAHHVQLMGSGTILREVREAAKILRDEYNVGADVWSVTSFNELRRDGLAVERANRLKPGQKPQQTYVEQCLSGRKGPVVASTDYMKIFAEQIRQWVPSKEFKVLGTDGFGRSDSRRKLRHFFEVDRHFVVLAALEALADRGEIEPKVVADAIAKFGIDPDKRNPLDC; from the coding sequence ATGCAAGACCTCGATCCAATCGAAACCCAGGAATGGCTGGATGCCCTGGAGTCGGTCCTCGACAAAGAAGGCGAAGACCGCGCTCATTACCTGATGACCCGCATGGGCGAGCTGGCCACCCGCAGTGGCTCTCAGCTGCCGTACGCGATCACCACGCCATACCGCAACACCATCCCTGTCACCCACGAAGCACGCATGCCTGGCGACCTGTTCATGGAACGCCGCATTCGCTCGCTGGTGCGTTGGAATGCTCTGGCCATGGTGGTGCGCACCAACCTGAAAGACTCGGACCTGGGCGGCCACATCTCCAGCTTCGCCTCCAGTGCCACGCTGTACGACATCGGCTTCAACTACTTCTTCCAGGCCCCTACCGAAGAACACGGCGGCGACCTGATCTTCTACCAAGGCCACGCGTCGCCCGGCATCTATGCCCGCGCCTTCATGGAAGGTCGCATCAGCGAAGATCAGATGAACAACTTCCGCCAGGAAGTCGACGGCAACGGCCTGTCCTCGTACCCGCACCCGTGGCTGATGCCTGACTTCTGGCAGTTCCCGACCGTCTCCATGGGTCTGGGCCCGATCCAGGCGATCTACCAGGCACGTTTCATGAAGTACCTGGAAGCGCGCGGCTACATCCCGGCCGGCAAGCAGAAAGTCTGGTGCTTCATGGGCGACGGCGAGTGCGACGAGCCGGAATCGCTGGGTGCGATCTCCCTGGCCGGCCGCGAGAAGCTCGACAACCTGATCTTCGTCATCAACTGCAACCTGCAGCGCCTCGACGGCCCGGTGCGCGGCAACGGCAAGATCATCCAGGAACTCGAAGGCGTGTTCCGTGGCGGTGGCTGGAACGTCAACAAAGTGGTCTGGGGCCGTTTCTGGGACCCACTGCTGGCCAAGGACACCGACGGTATCCTGCAACGTCGCATGGACGAAGTCATCGACGGCGAGTACCAGAACTACAAGGCCAAGGACGGTGCGTACGTCCGCGAGCACTTCTTCAACACCCCGGAACTCAAGGCCATGGTCGAGCACCTGTCCGACGACGAGATCTGGAAGCTCAACCGTGGTGGCCACGACCCGTACAAGGTCTACGCGGCCTACCATCAGGCGGTGAACCACAAGGAACAGCCGACCGTCATCCTGGCCAAGACCATCAAGGGTTATGGCACCGGTGCCGGCGAAGCCAAGAACACCGCGCACAACACCAAGAAGGTCGACGTCGACAGCCTGCGTCACTTCCGCGACCGCTTCGACATTCCGGTCAAGGACGACGAGCTGGAGAACCTGCCGTTCTTCAAGCCCGAGCCTGACAGCGCCGAAGCCAAGTACCTGGCCAAGCGCCGCGAAGCCCTGGGCGGCTGCGTGCCTCAGCGCCGCGCCAAGAGCTTCAGTGTGCCGACGCCTTCGCTCGACACCCTCAAGGCCATCCTCGATGGCTCGGGCGACCGTGAAATCTCCACCACCATGGCCTTCGTGCGCATCCTCGCGCAGCTGGTCAAGGACAAGGAGATCGGCCCACGCATCGTTCCGATCATCCCGGACGAAGCCCGTACCTTCGGTATGGAAGGCATGTTCCGCCAGTTGGGCATCTACTCGTCGGTCGGTCAGCTCTACGAGCCTGTCGACAAAGACCAGGTGATGTTCTACCGCGAAGACAAGAAAGGCCAGATTCTCGAAGAGGGCATCAACGAAGCCGGCGCCATGTCGTCGTTCATCGCTGCCGGTACTTCGTACTCGAACCACAACCAGCCGATGCTGCCGTTCTACATCTTCTACTCGATGTTCGGCTTCCAGCGTATCGGTGACCTGGCCTGGGCCGCTGGCGACAGCCGTACCCGTGGTTTCCTGATCGGCGGCACCGCCGGGCGGACCACCCTCAACGGTGAAGGCCTGCAGCACGAAGACGGTCACAGCCACCTGCTGGCCGGGACCATCCCGAACTGCCGCACCTACGATCCGACCTACGGTTATGAGCTGGCGGTGATCATTCAGGACGGCATGAAGAAGATGACCGAAGAGCAACAGGACATCTTCTACTACATCACCGTGATGAACGAGTCGTACCAGCAGCCTGCAATGCCGGCCGGTGCCGAGGAAGGCATCGTCAAGGGCATGTACCTGCTCGAGGAAGACACCCGCGATGCGGCGCACCACGTCCAGCTGATGGGCTCGGGCACCATCCTGCGTGAAGTCCGCGAAGCAGCGAAGATCCTGCGTGACGAGTACAACGTCGGCGCCGACGTGTGGAGCGTCACCAGCTTCAACGAGCTGCGTCGCGATGGTCTGGCCGTTGAACGCGCCAACCGCCTCAAGCCTGGCCAGAAGCCACAGCAGACCTACGTCGAGCAGTGCCTGAGCGGCCGCAAAGGCCCGGTGGTGGCGTCCACCGACTACATGAAGATTTTTGCCGAGCAGATCCGTCAGTGGGTGCCGAGCAAAGAGTTCAAGGTCCTGGGTACCGATGGCTTCGGTCGCAGCGACAGCCGCAGGAAGCTGCGTCACTTCTTCGAAGTCGACCGTCACTTCGTGGTACTGGCTGCCCTGGAAGCCCTGGCTGACCGTGGCGAGATCGAACCGAAAGTGGTGGCCGATGCCATCGCCAAGTTCGGCATCGACCCGGACAAGCGCAACCCACTGGACTGCTGA
- the aceF gene encoding dihydrolipoyllysine-residue acetyltransferase: MSELIRVPDIGSGEGEIIELFVKVGDRIEADQSLLTLESDKASMEIPAPKAGVVKELKVKLGDRLKEGDELLVLEAEGAAASEAPAAEEKPAAAPAAAEKPAEQEAAAPAAAPAAASVQDIHVPDIGSSGKAKIIEVLVKAGDTVEADQSLITLESDKASMEIPSPAAGVVKEVIAKLDDEVGTGDLILKLEVAGAAPAPAPSKAEAPAKAEPAAAPKQEAAKPAAAVETPAATAPAAGSNAKVHAGPAVRQLAREFGVDLGAVSASGPHGRILKEDVQAYVKAMMQKAKEAPAAAGATGGAGIPPIPTVDFSKFGEVEEVALTRLMQVGAANLHRSWLNVPHVTQFDSADITELEAFRVAQKAVAEKAGVKLTVLPLLLKASAFLLKEMPDFNSSLAPSGKAIIRKKYVNIGFAVDTPDGLLVPVIKNVDQKSLLQLAAEAAALAEKARTKKLSADDMQGACFTISSLGHIGGTGFTPIVNAPEVAILGVSKATMQPVWDGKAFQPKLMLPLSLSYDHRVINGAAAARFTKRLGDVLADIRTLLL, translated from the coding sequence GTGAGCGAACTCATTCGCGTACCTGACATCGGCAGCGGTGAAGGTGAAATCATCGAGCTGTTCGTCAAGGTCGGCGACCGCATCGAGGCCGACCAGAGCCTGCTGACCCTGGAGTCCGACAAGGCCTCCATGGAGATTCCGGCGCCCAAGGCCGGTGTCGTCAAGGAACTGAAGGTCAAGCTGGGCGACCGCCTGAAAGAAGGCGACGAACTGCTGGTGCTGGAAGCCGAGGGCGCTGCGGCGTCCGAAGCACCCGCCGCCGAGGAAAAACCTGCTGCTGCCCCTGCTGCTGCCGAAAAACCGGCCGAGCAGGAAGCTGCTGCGCCGGCTGCCGCACCTGCGGCCGCCAGCGTGCAGGACATCCACGTGCCGGACATCGGCTCGTCGGGCAAGGCCAAGATCATCGAAGTGCTGGTCAAGGCCGGCGACACCGTCGAAGCCGACCAGTCGCTGATCACCCTGGAGTCCGACAAGGCCTCCATGGAAATCCCTTCGCCCGCCGCTGGCGTGGTCAAGGAAGTGATCGCCAAGCTCGACGACGAAGTCGGCACCGGTGACCTGATTCTCAAACTGGAAGTCGCTGGCGCTGCGCCGGCTCCTGCCCCAAGCAAAGCTGAAGCACCGGCCAAGGCCGAGCCTGCAGCTGCGCCGAAGCAAGAGGCTGCCAAGCCGGCAGCGGCGGTCGAGACACCGGCTGCGACCGCCCCTGCGGCCGGCAGCAACGCCAAGGTCCACGCCGGCCCTGCGGTGCGTCAGTTGGCCCGTGAATTCGGGGTCGACCTGGGTGCGGTCAGCGCCAGCGGTCCGCACGGTCGCATCCTCAAGGAAGACGTGCAGGCCTACGTCAAGGCCATGATGCAGAAGGCCAAGGAAGCGCCGGCAGCAGCCGGTGCGACCGGTGGCGCCGGCATCCCGCCGATTCCGACCGTCGACTTCAGCAAGTTCGGTGAAGTCGAAGAAGTCGCCCTCACCCGCCTGATGCAGGTCGGCGCCGCCAACCTGCACCGCAGCTGGCTGAACGTGCCGCACGTCACCCAGTTCGACTCGGCCGACATCACCGAGCTGGAAGCCTTCCGCGTCGCGCAGAAAGCCGTCGCCGAGAAAGCCGGCGTCAAGCTCACCGTGCTGCCACTGCTGCTCAAGGCCAGCGCCTTCCTGCTCAAGGAAATGCCTGACTTCAACAGCTCGCTGGCACCGAGCGGCAAGGCCATCATCCGCAAGAAGTACGTGAACATCGGCTTCGCCGTGGACACCCCGGATGGCCTGCTGGTACCGGTGATCAAGAACGTCGACCAGAAGAGCCTGCTGCAACTGGCAGCCGAAGCCGCAGCACTGGCTGAAAAAGCCCGTACCAAGAAGCTCTCGGCCGATGACATGCAGGGTGCCTGCTTCACCATCTCCAGCCTGGGCCACATTGGCGGCACCGGCTTCACGCCGATCGTCAACGCGCCGGAAGTGGCGATCCTCGGTGTTTCCAAGGCGACCATGCAACCGGTGTGGGACGGCAAGGCCTTCCAGCCCAAGCTGATGCTGCCGCTGTCGCTGTCCTACGATCACCGGGTGATCAACGGCGCCGCCGCTGCACGCTTCACCAAGCGCCTTGGCGACGTGCTGGCCGATATCCGCACGCTGCTGCTGTAA
- a CDS encoding putative bifunctional diguanylate cyclase/phosphodiesterase: MKSLPDATSRPVAEVVTQLPVPSRLGMLRFERLNEASWSLLYLDPACERQLGLSAAELCAMIGSPFASFMEPEARYRLHDEIQLQLSGRPHYRVRYTLHTRSEPLRVLEIGEVYKQHNRQLLRGYLTVLDDQEDHPDLGAQALETRNNRLQLALQLNQRAQQEQLQQLERVRAQQDLILRLARQRYSAGNSLLEAAELITRTACEIYKVDSASIWHLNEQRLEPISAWRHADAEHRLLDAIDASEFPDYLEALHTSRAIDAHNASHDPRTRDLAESLYPDDNAMLDASIRIDGQVVGVLCLEQTEPRTWQADEIAFAGELADQFAQVVTNHKRRTAASALHLFQRAVEQSASAFLLVNREGVVEYVNPSFTAITQYSTEEVQGHPLGELPALENLSEILFDSPSSLDIGNSWQGEFKSRRKNLEPYWGQLSISKVYGDNRELTHYIGIYEDITESKLAQQRIERLAYTDNLTGLGNRAAFIRSLDQRLGADGTRPICLLLVDIDNFKRINDSLGHSTGDKLLMSLARRLRNSLSSGSSLARLASNEFAVLLDDTSIEAGQQLTQQLLLTLEKPMFVDNQLINVTASGGLACAPLHGSDPQTLMRNAGLALHKAKANGKHQAQVFTEVLNAEASYKLFVENNLRRALTQNELEVFYQPKLCLRSGRLLGLEALLRWNHPERGMIRPDQFISVAEETGLIIPIGKWVVRESCRMIRQLQQADLGRLHVAINLSPKQFSDPELVSSIAAILEQEALPAQLLELELTEGLLLEATESTRRQLAELKQLGLTLAMDDFGTGYSSLSYLKKFPIDIIKIDRSFINEIPDNQDDMEITSAVVAMAHNLKLKVVAEGIETAAQLAFLRRHRCDVGQGYLFDRPIPGRELIERLQRYPRGPAA, from the coding sequence ATGAAAAGCCTACCTGATGCCACCAGCCGTCCGGTGGCCGAGGTCGTCACGCAACTGCCCGTGCCCTCGCGGCTGGGCATGTTACGTTTCGAGCGGCTGAACGAGGCCAGTTGGTCGCTGCTCTACCTCGATCCGGCTTGCGAACGGCAACTGGGCCTGAGCGCCGCCGAGCTGTGCGCAATGATCGGCTCGCCGTTCGCCAGCTTCATGGAACCCGAGGCACGCTACCGGCTGCACGACGAAATCCAGCTGCAATTGAGCGGCCGTCCTCATTACCGGGTGCGCTACACCTTGCATACCCGTAGCGAACCACTGCGGGTACTGGAAATCGGCGAAGTCTACAAACAGCACAATCGCCAGTTACTGCGCGGCTACCTGACCGTGCTCGATGATCAGGAAGATCACCCCGACCTCGGCGCCCAGGCCCTGGAGACGCGCAACAATCGTCTGCAACTGGCGCTGCAGCTCAACCAGCGGGCGCAGCAGGAACAGCTGCAGCAGCTGGAACGGGTGCGCGCCCAGCAGGACCTCATCCTGCGCCTGGCACGCCAACGCTACAGCGCCGGCAATTCGCTGCTCGAAGCAGCCGAGCTGATTACCCGCACCGCCTGTGAAATCTACAAGGTCGACTCGGCAAGCATCTGGCACCTCAACGAGCAACGGCTGGAGCCGATCAGTGCCTGGCGCCATGCCGACGCCGAGCACCGCCTGCTCGATGCCATCGACGCCAGTGAGTTTCCCGATTACCTCGAAGCCCTGCACACCAGCCGCGCCATCGACGCCCACAACGCCAGCCACGATCCACGTACCCGCGACCTGGCCGAAAGCCTGTACCCGGACGACAACGCCATGCTCGACGCCAGCATCCGCATCGACGGCCAGGTGGTCGGTGTGCTGTGCCTGGAGCAGACCGAGCCGCGCACCTGGCAGGCCGACGAAATCGCCTTCGCCGGCGAGCTGGCCGATCAGTTCGCGCAGGTGGTCACCAACCACAAGCGACGCACCGCCGCCAGCGCCCTGCACCTGTTCCAGCGTGCCGTCGAGCAAAGCGCCAGCGCCTTTCTGCTGGTCAACCGTGAAGGGGTGGTGGAGTACGTCAACCCCAGCTTCACCGCCATCACCCAGTACAGTACCGAGGAAGTCCAGGGTCACCCCCTGGGCGAGTTGCCGGCCTTGGAAAACCTCAGTGAAATCCTCTTCGACTCGCCGTCGAGCCTGGACATCGGCAACAGCTGGCAAGGCGAATTCAAGAGCCGGCGCAAGAACCTCGAACCCTACTGGGGGCAGTTGTCGATCTCCAAGGTGTACGGCGACAACCGCGAGCTGACCCATTACATCGGCATCTACGAAGACATCACCGAGAGCAAACTCGCCCAGCAGCGCATCGAGCGCCTGGCCTACACCGACAACCTCACCGGCCTGGGCAATCGCGCCGCGTTCATTCGCAGCCTCGATCAGCGCCTGGGCGCCGACGGTACAAGGCCCATCTGCCTGCTGCTGGTGGACATCGACAACTTCAAGCGGATCAACGACAGCCTCGGGCACTCCACCGGCGACAAACTGCTGATGAGCTTGGCCAGGCGTCTGCGCAACAGCCTGAGCAGCGGCAGCAGCCTGGCCCGCCTGGCCAGCAACGAGTTCGCCGTACTGCTCGACGACACCAGTATCGAGGCCGGCCAGCAACTTACCCAGCAGCTGTTGCTGACACTGGAAAAACCGATGTTCGTCGACAACCAGCTGATCAACGTCACCGCCTCCGGTGGCCTTGCCTGCGCGCCGCTGCACGGCAGCGACCCGCAGACGCTGATGCGCAACGCAGGCCTGGCCTTGCATAAGGCCAAGGCCAACGGCAAGCACCAGGCGCAGGTATTCACCGAGGTGCTCAATGCCGAGGCCAGCTACAAGCTGTTCGTCGAGAACAACCTGCGCCGCGCCCTGACCCAGAACGAGCTGGAAGTGTTCTATCAGCCCAAGCTGTGCCTGCGCAGCGGGCGTCTGCTGGGCCTGGAAGCGTTGCTGCGCTGGAATCATCCTGAGCGCGGCATGATCCGTCCCGACCAGTTCATCAGCGTCGCCGAAGAGACCGGACTGATCATTCCCATCGGCAAGTGGGTGGTTCGTGAATCGTGCCGGATGATTCGCCAGTTGCAGCAGGCCGATCTGGGCAGGCTGCACGTGGCGATCAACCTGTCACCCAAGCAGTTCTCCGACCCCGAGCTGGTCAGCTCGATTGCCGCGATCCTCGAACAGGAGGCGCTGCCGGCTCAGTTGCTCGAGCTCGAGCTGACCGAAGGGCTGCTGCTGGAGGCCACCGAAAGCACCCGGCGCCAGCTCGCCGAACTCAAGCAATTGGGCCTGACCCTGGCCATGGACGACTTTGGCACCGGTTATTCGTCGCTCAGCTACTTGAAAAAATTCCCCATCGACATCATCAAGATCGATCGCAGCTTCATCAACGAAATCCCCGACAATCAGGACGACATGGAAATCACCTCGGCGGTGGTGGCCATGGCTCATAACCTCAAGCTCAA